A single genomic interval of Flavobacteriales bacterium harbors:
- a CDS encoding pyridoxal phosphate-dependent aminotransferase encodes MPAISTKGRLMPASPIRKLVPYAEAARKRGVNVLHLNIGQPDIRTPEVALNAIRQLDRSVIEYSHSAGFESYRKGLAGYYAEYHIPVTHEQIIVTNGGSEALLFGMMACFEPGDELIIPEPYYANYNSFALAAGVKVVPVRSTIQEGFALPAISAFEALITPRTKGILICNPGNPTGYLYSKAELERLREIVLKHDLFLFADEVYREFCYDGAAHISALSLEGLDQHAILIDSVSKRYSMCGARVGAFITRNTELLDTVLKFAQARLSPPTFGQIASEAALRTPPSYFNEVIGEYRQRRDILVDGLNAIPGVLCPRPKGAFYCVAELPIDDADAFCQWLLESFSHDGHTVMMAPCSGFYAEPATGKRQVRLAYVLEQDKLRKAVECLGTALEQYPGRMVLALGASASV; translated from the coding sequence ATGCCCGCCATCTCCACCAAGGGCCGCCTGATGCCGGCCTCCCCCATCCGCAAGCTCGTCCCCTACGCCGAGGCCGCCCGGAAACGCGGGGTCAACGTCCTTCACCTCAACATCGGACAGCCCGACATCCGAACCCCGGAGGTGGCCTTGAACGCCATCCGTCAGCTGGACCGCAGCGTGATCGAGTACAGCCACAGCGCCGGTTTCGAGAGCTATCGAAAAGGACTGGCCGGCTACTATGCCGAGTATCACATCCCGGTGACCCACGAGCAGATCATTGTCACCAACGGAGGCAGCGAGGCGCTGCTCTTCGGCATGATGGCCTGCTTCGAGCCAGGGGATGAGCTCATCATTCCCGAACCCTACTACGCCAACTACAACAGCTTCGCGCTGGCCGCCGGCGTGAAGGTGGTGCCTGTGCGCAGCACCATCCAGGAAGGCTTCGCGCTGCCGGCCATCAGCGCCTTCGAGGCCCTCATCACCCCGCGCACCAAGGGCATCCTGATCTGCAACCCCGGCAACCCCACCGGCTATCTCTACAGCAAGGCCGAGCTGGAACGCCTGCGTGAGATCGTGCTGAAGCACGACCTCTTCCTCTTCGCCGACGAGGTCTACCGCGAGTTCTGCTACGATGGGGCGGCCCACATCAGTGCCTTGTCGCTGGAGGGCCTCGACCAGCACGCGATCCTGATCGACAGCGTGAGCAAGCGCTACAGCATGTGCGGCGCCCGGGTCGGTGCATTCATCACCCGCAATACCGAACTGCTTGACACCGTGCTGAAGTTCGCCCAGGCCCGGTTGAGCCCTCCCACCTTCGGCCAGATCGCCAGCGAGGCGGCCCTCCGCACGCCCCCTTCATACTTCAATGAGGTGATCGGTGAATACCGCCAGCGCCGCGACATCCTCGTGGACGGACTGAACGCCATCCCCGGTGTGCTCTGCCCCAGGCCCAAGGGCGCCTTCTACTGCGTGGCCGAGCTGCCCATCGACGATGCGGACGCCTTCTGCCAGTGGCTGCTGGAGTCCTTCAGCCACGACGGCCACACGGTGATGATGGCCCCGTGCAGCGGGTTCTATGCCGAACCGGCCACGGGAAAACGGCAGGTGCGGCTGGCCTATGTGCTGGAGCAGGACAAGCTCCGCAAAGCGGTGGAATGCCTCGGAACGGCGCTGGAACAATACCCGGGGCGCATGGTGCTGGCCTTGGGAGCGAGCGCATCGGTTTGA